GGTCTCAGGCCTCCAGGATGGCCGTCACGCCCTGTCCACCGGCGGCACAGACCGAGATCAGGCCGCGCACCGGCTGTCCGGTCGCTCCCCCGTTTTCTTCTTTCCTCTGCTTGAGCTGCTTGGCCATCTGAGCGACGATGCGCCCACCGGTCGCCGCGAACGGGTGCCCCGCCGCCAGCGAAGAACCGTTGACGTTGAGCTTGGCGCGGTCGATGCTGCCCAACGCCTTGTCCAACCCGAGCCGGTTCTTGCAGTAGTCGTCGGACTCCCAGGCGGCCAGGGTCGCCAGCACCACCGACGCGAAGGCCTCGTGGATCTCGTAGAAGTCGAAATCTTGCAGGGTGAGGCCGTTCCGTGCGAGCAGCCGCGGCACGGCGTAGGTCGGTGCCATCAGCAGCCCGTCGGAGCCGTTGACGTAATCCACGGCGGCGGTTTCCCCGTCGACGAAGTAGGCCAGCACCGGGATGTCGTGCGCCGCGGCCCACTCCTCCGAAGACAGCAGCGCCACCGACGCACCGTCGGTCAGCGGGGTGGAGTTACCGGCCGTCATGGTGGCGTCGCCGTTGCGGACGCCGAAGACGGGCTTGAGCTTGGCCAGCTTCTCGGCCGACGAATCGGGGCGCAGGTTGTTGTCCCGGTAGACCCCCAGGAACGGGGTCACCAGATCATCGAAGAACCCACGGTCGTACGCCGCGGCCATGTTCCGGTGACTGGCGGCTGCCAGCTCGTCCTGGTCGACGCGCTTGATGCCCATCTGCTTGGCGGTGATGGCCGCGTGCTCACCCATCGACAGTCCGGTACGGGGCTCGCCGTTGGTGGGGATCTCGACACCCAGCGCGGCAGGGAGCTTGCCGACGAGCTTCAGGCGGTCGGCGGTCGACTTTGCGCGGCGCAGGCTCAACAGCACTCCGCGCAGGTCGTCGCCGAACGCGATGGGCGCATCGGAGGTGGTGTCCACGCCACCGGCCGCGGCGACCTCGTAGCGACCCATGGCGATGCCATCGGCCGCTGCGATCGCGGACTGCAGGCCGGTGCCACACGCCTGCTGCAGGTCGAAGGCCGGCGTGTAGGGCGACAGGGAGCTGCCCAGCACGCTTTCACGCATCAGGTTGAAATCGCGGCTGTGCTTGAGCACTGCGCCGCCGATGACGGCGTCGAGCTTCTCCCCCTTGAGGTTGAAGCGGTCGGCGAGCCCGTCCAGGACGGCGGTGAACATGTCTTGGTTCGAGGCGTTCGCATAGGCGCCGTCGGAACGAACGAAGGGGATCCGGTTTCCGCCGAGCACGGCGACGCGGCGAGAATTCGTGTTAGCCATATCCCAATGTTACCCACAGTTCTTACTCTGGAGTAAGTTAGTACCCATGGCATCCGACCTGTTCTCCCAAGTGGTCAATTCCGGGCCCGGATCGTTCCTGGCCAAGCAACTCGGCGTCCCGCAGCCCGAAGAGCTGCGTCGCTACCGTCCTGGACAGCCGCCGCTGAACGGCTCGCTGCTCATCGGAGGGTCCGGACGCGTCGTCGAGCCCCTGCGTGCGGCGCTGGCCGACGACTACGACGTCGTCTCCAACAACATCGGCGGTCGCTGGGCCGACAAGTTCGGCGGACTGGTGTTCGACGCGACCGGCATCAGTGAGCCGTCCGGGCTCAAGGAGCTCTACGAGTTCTTCACCCCGGTACTGCGCAACCTCGGCGCCTCGGGGCGGGTTGTCGTGATCGGCACCACGCCGACCGAGACGGCGACCCCGCACGAGCAGATCGTGCAGCGCGCACTGGAAGGGTTCACCCGGTCGCTGGGCAAGGAGCTGCAGCGCGGCGCCACCGTGTCGCTGGTGTACCTGGCCGCCGACGCCGCCTCCGGTGTGGGCGGTCTGGAATCGACCATGCGCTTCATCCTCTCCGGCAAGTCCGCCTATGTGGACGGCCAGGTGTTCCGGGTGGGTGCCGCCGACTCGACCGCTCCCGCCGACTGGGACAAGCCCTTGGCCGGCAAGGTCGCCGTGGTGACCGGCGCCGCCCGCGGGATCGGTGCGACCATCGCCGAGGTGTTCGCCCGCGACGGTGCCGCCGTGGTGGCCGTCGACGTGCCCTCGGCCGAGGATGCGCTCAAGCAGACCGCCGAGAAGGTGGGCGGCACAGCGCTGGCACTCGACGTCACCGCCGCCGATGCGGTCGACCAGATCGTCGCCCACCTCAAGGACCACCACGGGGGCACGCTCGACGTACTGGTGAACAACGCCGGCATCACCCGCGACAAGCTGCTGGCCAACATGGACGACTCCCGCTGGGATTCGGTGATAGCGGTGAATCTCGTTGCCCCGCTGACCCTCACTGAAGGCCTGGTGGCCGCCGGTGCGCTCGCCGACGGCGGTCGGGTCATCGGGTTGTCCTCCATGGCCGGTATCGCGGGCAACCGTGGCCAGACCAACTACGCGACGACCAAGGCCGGCATGATCGGCATCGTCGACGCGTTGGCGCCGAGCCTGGCCGACAAGGGCATCACCATCAACGCCGTCGCCCCGGGGTTCATCGAGACCAAGATGACCGAGGCGATCCCGCTGGCCACCCGCGAGGTCGGTCGGCGGTTGAACTCGCTGTTCCAGGGCGGCCAGCCGGTGGATGTCGCCGAGGCGATCGCCTATTTCGCCAGCCCGGCCTCGAATGCCGTCACCGGCAACACGATCCGGGTCTGCGGCCAGGCCCTGCTGGGAGCGTGATGAGCGCTTGCGCGAAGAACCGAGAGCACCGATGAGCGCTTGCGCGAAGAACCGAGAGCACCGATGAGCGCCTGCGCGAAGAGTGGGAGGTACTGACGATGTCCCAGCCCAGCGGTCTGTTGAACATGGCCCGTGCGGTCGCCGGGGCGCTGCCGTTCGTCCCGCGCGCGGGTGGTCTGCCCGACCGCACGGTGCACGTGCCGGAGCTGCGCATCGATCCGGCCAATGTGGCCGCCTACGCCGGGGTGACCGGATTGCGCTTCGGCGATACGGTGCCGTTGACGTACCCGTTCGCTCTCACCTTCCCGAGTGTCATGTCGCTCGCTACGGGGTTCGATTTCCCGTTCGCGGCAATGGGTTCGGTGCACACCGAGAACCACATCACGCAGTACCGGCCGATCTCGGTCAGCGACACCCTGGACGTCCGGGTGCACTCGGAGAACCTGCGTGAGCACCGCAAGGGTCTGCTGGTGGACATCATCACCGAGATCAAGGTGGGCTACGACCTGGCGTGGCGGCAGACCACGACCTTCCTGCACCAGCAGCGCACCAGCCTGTCCGACGAGCCGCGCCCCGAGCCGCCCAAGCAGCCGAAACTGCCGCCGCCCAACGCGGTGCTGAGCATCTCTGCCGGGCAGATCCGCTCCTACGCGGCCATCGGTGGTGACCACAACCCGATCCACACCAGCACGGTGGGCGCCAAGCTGTTCGGTTTCCCGACCGCCATCGCACACGGGATGTTCAGTGCCGCTGCGGTACTGGCGAACATCGAGGGTCAGCTACCCGATGCGGTGACGTATTCGGTGCGGTTCGGCAAGCCGGTGCTGCTGCCCGCGAAAGCCGGGTTGTATGTCGAGAGCGTCGACGGCGGCTGGGAGCTGGCCTTGCGACACCTGTCCAAGGGGTACCCGCACCTGACCGCGACGGTCACCGCGCTCTGAACCGGCGGCGCCGAATCTGAGGACGATCACGCGAAAGCATCGAATTCGCGCCATCGTCTTCAGATTCGGCATCAGCCGGGGGTCGGCCTGCCCTTCAGACCGCGCCAGAACAGATTGATCATCAGCTCGGTCGCCTCGGCCACATCGGCATCCCCGGAGCTGACCCGGTCGGCGATCGCCTCACCGGCGCCCACCAGCGCCACCGCCATCATGTTGAAGTCGGCATCCGGTTCCGGATTGCGCGTCCCCGATTGCAGCAACCTGCCGACCAGATCGATGATCCGCTCGCGCCCCTCACGCACGGTGTGGGCGAAAGCCTGCGAGCTGGTGGCCTGGCTGTACAACACGATCCAGGACGCGCGGTGGGCGTCGATATAGCCGAGGAAAGCTCGAACGGCGTTGCTCAACATGTCTTTTGGGCTCAGCGTGAAGTCGATCTTGCCGCGCACCTCGTCGACGAAACGGTTCAGCTCGCGGTCCAGGCATGCCCCGAACAGGTCCTCTTTGGACCCGTAGTAGAGATAGAGCATCGGCTTGGAGATCTGCGCCTCGGCCGCGATGGCATCCATCGACGTCTCGTGATAGCCGTTGATGGAGAACATCTGCACCGCGGCGTCGAGCATCTGCTGCTCGCGCACCGCGCGCGGCAAGCGCTTCGTTCCTCCGGCCATCGGAACAGATTACGGCCGAACGGGCCTAGCAGTTGGGATTGGGGCCCTTGGACGCCGCCACCCGCCGCAACGAATCGTCCACCTTCGCCTGCGACAGCTCACCCGAGGCGACGGCCTGCTCGAGGCGGTCCAGCACTGCGGGAACCTCGGCGGTGGTGATCCACAGGGCGATATCCGCACCCGCCTGCAGCGATTTCAGCACCGCCTCGGCGACGCCGTATTGCTGGTTGATCGCCGCCATGCTCGACAGGTCGTCGGTGAACACCACGCCGCCGAACCCGAATTCGTTGCGCAGCAGGCCATAGGCCGCGGGGCTGAGGCTGGCCTGCTCACTGCCGGTCAGTCCGGGCACCTGCATGTGACCCACCATCACCGCCACCGGCGGCTGGTTGACCAACGTGCGGTAGGGCACCAGATCGCTGGTCTGCAGTTCGGCCAGTGGCGGGGTCGACACCGCACCGGTGTGGGAATCGCCCGCCGCGCGGCCATGCCCGGGGAAATGCTTGAGCACCGGCAGCACGCCGGCATCGCGCAGACCGCGGGCGTAGGCGCCGGCGTACTGGGTCACCGTCTCGGGATCGTCACCGAACGACCGATCGCCGATCGCGGCGCTCTCCTGCGTCATATCGACCACGGGCGCGAAATCGACGGTGATGCCCAGTCCACGCATGGCCCGGCCGCGTTCCAGCGCGATGCCGTACACCTCGTCGGGAGTCTTGGTCTCGGCGAGCACTCGGGCCGGGGGCTGGCTGCCGATCAGCCCGGACAACCGCGAAACCCGGCCGCCCTCCTCGTCGACGCTCACCCCGAGCGGCAGGGCCGTCGCCGATGCCGCGATCTGTGCCAGCGGCGCACCCAGCATGGACTTGTCGGTCCAGCTGCCGATCATGATCCCGCCGACCTTGTGATCGGTCACCGCGGACTGCGCATCGGCGGCGTTGCTGACGCCCACCATCAACAGCTGGGCCAACTTGTCGCGGGTGGACAGCGAGGTGATATCACCGCACACCTGCGGGCCAGGAGCGGCAGGCAGCGGCCGGTCCAGCGAGGCGTTGGTCGGTGTCGCGGCGCTGCTCTGGGGCTCGGGTGCCGTGGCGGTGTCCTCCGTTGCGGCCGGCGCGCAGGCCATCAGCAGTGCGGACAATGCGGTCAGGGCACCCAGGGTGCGTGACGTCGACATGGGTCCCCACAGTAACGCGGTGCCGCAATCCGGGGGCCCGGGCCGCCGGGACGCCGGTTCGGGCAGCACTCGACCGCGCGTCGCGGCGTGCTAGGTTGGCCGCATGGATCGGTTCGTCGTGCCCGCCGCCGCCAGCCTGGTGGTCGGCCTTCTCCTCGGCGCGGCCGCCATCTTCGGCGTGACCCTGATGGTCCAGCAGGACACCAAGCCCCCCGTGCAGTCCGGGGATCCGGCGTCGTCGGTGCTCAACCGCGTTGAATACGGCGACCGGGCCTAGCCCGGGCGCGCCCCTCGCCGACACAGCAGTATCGCGGCGGTGGCTTTGGCTGGTCGGAACGTTCTTCCTGGTTCTGACCTTCCTCCAAGCCCCCGGACGCATCGCGCCGGATACCAAACTCGATCTCACCGCCAATCCGCTGCGCTTCCTGGCCCGGGCGGGCGATCTGTGGAACAGCGAACTGCCGTTCGGGCAGGCGCAGAACCAGGCCTACGGCTACCTGTTCCCGCACGGTGCGTTCTTCCTGGCCGGTGACGTCCTCGGCGTCCCAGGCTGGGTCACCCAGCGCCTGTGGTGGGCACTGCTGCTGACGGTCGGCTTCTGGGGTCTGCTGCGGGTCGCGGAGGCGCTCGGTATCGGCACGACCACCGCACGCGTCATCGCTGCGGGCGCATTCGCCCTCTCCCCCCGGGTGCTGACGACGCTCGGTGCGATCTCCTCCGAGACGCTGCCCATGATGTTGGCTCCGTGGGTGCTGCTGCCGGTGATCTACGTGCTGCGCGGCGATCCGCGGGTCCGATTGCTGGCGGCCCGCTCGGCAGCTGCCGTCGCGCTGATGGGCGCGGTCAACGCCGTGGCGACGCTCACCGGGTGCCTGGCCGCCATCATCTGGTGGGCTGCGCACAAACCCAACCGACACTGGTGGCGATTCACCGGGTGGTGGCTGGGTTGCACCCTCCTCGCGGTCACCTGGTGGGCGGTCGCGCTGGTGCTGCTGGGTCGGATCAGCCCACCCTTCCTGGACTACATCGAATCCTCGGGGGTGACAACGCGGTGGCTGTCGCTGACCGAGATGCTGCGCGGCACCGACAGTTGGACACCGTTCGTCGCGCCGACGGCAACGGCCGGTTCGCCACTGGTGACCGGATCGGTCGCGGTGCTCGCCACCACGCTGGTCGCGGCCGCCGGGCTGGCGGGGCTCGCGATGCGCAACATGCCCTCCCGCGGTCGGCTGATCCTCATCCTCTTCGTCGGTGTCACCGCATTGGCGGTCGGCTATTCCGGTGGGCTCGGATCACCGATCGCCGCCGGAGTCCAATCGTTCCTCGATGCCGACGGCACGCCGCTGCGCAACGTGCACAAGCTCGAGCCACTGCTGCGGTTGCCGATCGCCCTCGGCCTCGCGCACCTGCTCGGCCGGATCCCGCTGCCGGGCAGTGTGTCCCGTCGTACCTGGATCGGCGCCCTCGCCCACCCGGAACGCGATCGACGAGTCGCGGTGGGCATCGTGATCCTGACCGCGCTGGCGGCGGGGACCTCGCTGGCCTGGACCGGCAGGCTCACCCCGCCGGGAAGCTTCGAGGCGATCCCGGCGCACTGGCACGACACCGCGGCATGGCTCGACGAGCACAACACCGACGGGGGACGGGTCCTGGTGGCGCCCGGCGCTCCGTTCGCCACCCAGGTGTGGGGTAACAGTCACGACGAGCCGCTGCAGGTGCTCGGCCACAGTCCCTGGGGAGTGCGCGATTCCATACCCCTCACGCCACCGGAGACCATCCGTGCCCTCGATTCGGTACAGCGGCTCTTCGCGGCCGGAAGACCGTCCGCGGGCCTGGCCGATATCCTTGCCCAGCAGAACATCTCGTTCGTGGTGGTCCGCAACGACCTCGACCCGGAGACCTCGCGCTCGGCCCGTCCACTGCTGGTACATCGGGTGATGGACAACTCTCCCGGACTGAGCAGGGTCGCCGAGTTCGGTGATCCGGTCGGCCCCGGCACCCTGGACGGGTTCGTCAGCGACAGCGGTTTGCGCCCGCGCTATCCGGCGGTCGAGATCTACCGCGTCGACGACGCCCGCCCAGGTCCGTATCTGACCGATGCCGACGCGCTCGCCCGTATCGACGGTGGCCCGGAAGCACTGCTGCGCATTGCCGAACGGCGGCGGCTGGCCGGCCTGCCGCCGCTCGGGCCGATGCTGCTGACCGCCGACGCCCAACGCGCGGGCCTGTCCACCCCGCTGGTCACCGTCACCGATACCCCGGTGGCCCGCGAGACCGACTACGGGCGGGTGGACAACCACTCCTCGGAGATGCGCGCGGAAGGCGATCTGCGGCACACCTTCAACCGGGTGATGGATTACCCCGCCGGCACCGACCCGCTGTACGCCCGCTGGGAGGGCGCTCGGCTCAGCGTCTCCAGCTCCGCTGCGGATTCCACTGCGCTGCCCGATGTCTCGCCCGCCGCGGGCCCGGCTGCGGCCATCGACGCGGATTCCTCGACCAGCTGGGTGTCCAGTTCCCTGCAGAGTGCGGTGGGCCAATGGATGCAGATCGATTTCGACAATCCGGTCACCAATGCCGCGATCACGATCACCCCCAGCGCGACGGCCGTCGGCGCGCAGGTGCGCCGCATCGAGGTGTCCACCGTCAACGGCAGCACCACCCTGCGCTTCGATCAGCCGGGCAAACCGCTTGCCGCCGCTCTGCCGTTCGGTGAGACACCCTGGGTGCGGATCACCGCCGTCGGCACCGACGATGGCTCGCCCGGTGTCCAGTTCGGCATCACCGACCTGACCGTCACCCAATACGACGCATCGGGTTTCGCACATCAGATACCGATTCGACGAACCCTCGATGTGCCCGGTCCGCCCCCGGGAGCCGCGGTGGCCCAATGGGATCTGGGCTCGGAGCTGCTGGGCAGGCCCGGCTGCGCGGACGGCCCGGAGGCGGTGCATTGTGCCGCGACCATGGGCCTGTCACCCGAGGAACCGGTCAATCTCAGCCGTACCTTGACCATTCCGACCGACACCGAAGCCACCCCCACGGTGTGGGTGCGGGCCCGGCAGGGGCCGCGGTTGGCCGATCTCATCCACCAGCCCGGAACCGCGAGGGCCTCAGGCGAATCCGATCTGATCGATGTTCTCGGCTCCGCCTACGCCGCCACCGACGGTGATCCGCGCACGTCCTGGACCGCGCCCCAGAACGGTGTCGCACTGCGCAAACCGGCGACCCTGACCGTATCGCTGCCCCGTCGTACCGAGGTCGCGGCACTGACCCTCACCCCGAGTCGGGCCGATGTGCCTGCCCATCCCACCCTGGTCGCGGTCGACCTCGGTGCCGGACCCCAACTGCGCCGGCTGACCGGTGACGGACCCCAGACCATCGACCTCACACCCACGGTGACCGACACCGTGACGCTGTCGATACTGGACTGGCGCGATGTCATCGACCGCACGGCACTGGGATTCGATCAGCTCAAGCCACCGGGGCTGGCCGAGGTGCAGGTGCGCGATGCGGCGGGCCGACCCATTGCCGCGGCCGATTCGGCCGACCGCGACCGTCCCATCGAGGTTCCGTGCGGGCGCGGACCGATCATCGGCGTGGCCGGGCAGTTCGTCCAGACCTCGGTACGCACCACCGTCGGCGCGCTGTTGGACGATGACCCCATAGCCGCCACACCATGTCGAACCGGTTCCATCTCATTGCCCAAGGGGCAGCAGGAACTGGTGATCAGCGCCGGTGAGACGTTCGTGGTGGACGGCATCGTACTGAGCACCCCCCGTGCCGCCGAAGTGCGTCCCGCGCAGGTGGTTCCGGCCGACATCAGCGCCTGGACCGCTGGCCATCGCGAGGTGCGACTGCAGGCTGCGGAC
This DNA window, taken from Mycolicibacterium neoaurum, encodes the following:
- a CDS encoding DUF2613 domain-containing protein translates to MDRFVVPAAASLVVGLLLGAAAIFGVTLMVQQDTKPPVQSGDPASSVLNRVEYGDRA
- a CDS encoding TetR/AcrR family transcriptional regulator encodes the protein MAGGTKRLPRAVREQQMLDAAVQMFSINGYHETSMDAIAAEAQISKPMLYLYYGSKEDLFGACLDRELNRFVDEVRGKIDFTLSPKDMLSNAVRAFLGYIDAHRASWIVLYSQATSSQAFAHTVREGRERIIDLVGRLLQSGTRNPEPDADFNMMAVALVGAGEAIADRVSSGDADVAEATELMINLFWRGLKGRPTPG
- a CDS encoding alpha-(1->3)-arabinofuranosyltransferase codes for the protein MNTATGPSPGAPLADTAVSRRWLWLVGTFFLVLTFLQAPGRIAPDTKLDLTANPLRFLARAGDLWNSELPFGQAQNQAYGYLFPHGAFFLAGDVLGVPGWVTQRLWWALLLTVGFWGLLRVAEALGIGTTTARVIAAGAFALSPRVLTTLGAISSETLPMMLAPWVLLPVIYVLRGDPRVRLLAARSAAAVALMGAVNAVATLTGCLAAIIWWAAHKPNRHWWRFTGWWLGCTLLAVTWWAVALVLLGRISPPFLDYIESSGVTTRWLSLTEMLRGTDSWTPFVAPTATAGSPLVTGSVAVLATTLVAAAGLAGLAMRNMPSRGRLILILFVGVTALAVGYSGGLGSPIAAGVQSFLDADGTPLRNVHKLEPLLRLPIALGLAHLLGRIPLPGSVSRRTWIGALAHPERDRRVAVGIVILTALAAGTSLAWTGRLTPPGSFEAIPAHWHDTAAWLDEHNTDGGRVLVAPGAPFATQVWGNSHDEPLQVLGHSPWGVRDSIPLTPPETIRALDSVQRLFAAGRPSAGLADILAQQNISFVVVRNDLDPETSRSARPLLVHRVMDNSPGLSRVAEFGDPVGPGTLDGFVSDSGLRPRYPAVEIYRVDDARPGPYLTDADALARIDGGPEALLRIAERRRLAGLPPLGPMLLTADAQRAGLSTPLVTVTDTPVARETDYGRVDNHSSEMRAEGDLRHTFNRVMDYPAGTDPLYARWEGARLSVSSSAADSTALPDVSPAAGPAAAIDADSSTSWVSSSLQSAVGQWMQIDFDNPVTNAAITITPSATAVGAQVRRIEVSTVNGSTTLRFDQPGKPLAAALPFGETPWVRITAVGTDDGSPGVQFGITDLTVTQYDASGFAHQIPIRRTLDVPGPPPGAAVAQWDLGSELLGRPGCADGPEAVHCAATMGLSPEEPVNLSRTLTIPTDTEATPTVWVRARQGPRLADLIHQPGTARASGESDLIDVLGSAYAATDGDPRTSWTAPQNGVALRKPATLTVSLPRRTEVAALTLTPSRADVPAHPTLVAVDLGAGPQLRRLTGDGPQTIDLTPTVTDTVTLSILDWRDVIDRTALGFDQLKPPGLAEVQVRDAAGRPIAAADSADRDRPIEVPCGRGPIIGVAGQFVQTSVRTTVGALLDDDPIAATPCRTGSISLPKGQQELVISAGETFVVDGIVLSTPRAAEVRPAQVVPADISAWTAGHREVRLQAADRDRVIVVPESRNPGWVAHTEDGTALRAITVNGWQQGWIVPAGTQGTVTMTFPSNLTYRVGLFGGLALLPILALLALLPSRRLVAAQPVSTWQPRPAILAAAAVAVGTLISGVAGAVVFAAAIGVRHLLARRTELAEKVTVGFTAGGLIAAGAVLSRNPWRSVDGYIGHSAGVQLLALISVAALAASTVTFGRGPGRDVTG
- a CDS encoding 3-oxoacyl-ACP reductase translates to MASDLFSQVVNSGPGSFLAKQLGVPQPEELRRYRPGQPPLNGSLLIGGSGRVVEPLRAALADDYDVVSNNIGGRWADKFGGLVFDATGISEPSGLKELYEFFTPVLRNLGASGRVVVIGTTPTETATPHEQIVQRALEGFTRSLGKELQRGATVSLVYLAADAASGVGGLESTMRFILSGKSAYVDGQVFRVGAADSTAPADWDKPLAGKVAVVTGAARGIGATIAEVFARDGAAVVAVDVPSAEDALKQTAEKVGGTALALDVTAADAVDQIVAHLKDHHGGTLDVLVNNAGITRDKLLANMDDSRWDSVIAVNLVAPLTLTEGLVAAGALADGGRVIGLSSMAGIAGNRGQTNYATTKAGMIGIVDALAPSLADKGITINAVAPGFIETKMTEAIPLATREVGRRLNSLFQGGQPVDVAEAIAYFASPASNAVTGNTIRVCGQALLGA
- a CDS encoding glycoside hydrolase family 3 N-terminal domain-containing protein; amino-acid sequence: MSTSRTLGALTALSALLMACAPAATEDTATAPEPQSSAATPTNASLDRPLPAAPGPQVCGDITSLSTRDKLAQLLMVGVSNAADAQSAVTDHKVGGIMIGSWTDKSMLGAPLAQIAASATALPLGVSVDEEGGRVSRLSGLIGSQPPARVLAETKTPDEVYGIALERGRAMRGLGITVDFAPVVDMTQESAAIGDRSFGDDPETVTQYAGAYARGLRDAGVLPVLKHFPGHGRAAGDSHTGAVSTPPLAELQTSDLVPYRTLVNQPPVAVMVGHMQVPGLTGSEQASLSPAAYGLLRNEFGFGGVVFTDDLSSMAAINQQYGVAEAVLKSLQAGADIALWITTAEVPAVLDRLEQAVASGELSQAKVDDSLRRVAASKGPNPNC
- a CDS encoding acetyl-CoA C-acetyltransferase; the protein is MANTNSRRVAVLGGNRIPFVRSDGAYANASNQDMFTAVLDGLADRFNLKGEKLDAVIGGAVLKHSRDFNLMRESVLGSSLSPYTPAFDLQQACGTGLQSAIAAADGIAMGRYEVAAAGGVDTTSDAPIAFGDDLRGVLLSLRRAKSTADRLKLVGKLPAALGVEIPTNGEPRTGLSMGEHAAITAKQMGIKRVDQDELAAASHRNMAAAYDRGFFDDLVTPFLGVYRDNNLRPDSSAEKLAKLKPVFGVRNGDATMTAGNSTPLTDGASVALLSSEEWAAAHDIPVLAYFVDGETAAVDYVNGSDGLLMAPTYAVPRLLARNGLTLQDFDFYEIHEAFASVVLATLAAWESDDYCKNRLGLDKALGSIDRAKLNVNGSSLAAGHPFAATGGRIVAQMAKQLKQRKEENGGATGQPVRGLISVCAAGGQGVTAILEA
- a CDS encoding MaoC/PaaZ C-terminal domain-containing protein; translation: MSQPSGLLNMARAVAGALPFVPRAGGLPDRTVHVPELRIDPANVAAYAGVTGLRFGDTVPLTYPFALTFPSVMSLATGFDFPFAAMGSVHTENHITQYRPISVSDTLDVRVHSENLREHRKGLLVDIITEIKVGYDLAWRQTTTFLHQQRTSLSDEPRPEPPKQPKLPPPNAVLSISAGQIRSYAAIGGDHNPIHTSTVGAKLFGFPTAIAHGMFSAAAVLANIEGQLPDAVTYSVRFGKPVLLPAKAGLYVESVDGGWELALRHLSKGYPHLTATVTAL